ATCAAGATCGATGTGCTCACCGAGGAGCAGGATAAGTACCTGGCAAGCTGGGAGATAGGCACCTAAGCCTTGATTTATTCCGGCAAACAGGTAAATCTCAATAGTGGTTTTGCGGCCCTCCGGGAGGGCCGGAGCAAGTCTGAACGCGAGCGCGTGAGGCGGCGGCGCCGGTCATGCGCGCGTACCCAGGGAGGGTCCTTTTCATATGCCGTCTACGTTCTCCACTTCCCCTAAATACCTGTACACGTCCGAGTCCGTGACAGAGGGGCACCCCGACAAGCTTTGCGACCAGATTTCCGACTCCGTGCTCGATGCGCTCATCGCCATCGACCCCATGTCCCGCGTTGCCTGCGAGTCGGCGACAACCACCGGCCTCGTTGCCGTGATCGGCGAGATCACGACGAACGCCAGGGTGGACATGCAGGCGATCGTCCGCAACGCCATCAAGGAGGCCGGCTACACGGACCCCGCGTACGGCTTCGACTACCAGTCGTGCGGGGTGATGGTATCCATTGGCCAGCAGTCGCAGGACATTTCCGGCGGAGTGACAAACTCCCTCGAGACCCGCGGCAACAAGGACGGCAAGTACGACGAGGTTGCGGCCATCGGCGCCGGAGATCAGGGCATGATGGTCGGATTTGCCTGCAATGAGACGCCGGTGCTCATGCCGATGTCCATCTACCTGGCGCACGGCATCTGCCGCCGTCTGGCAGAGATGCGCAAGAACAAGACCCTCAAGTACCTGCGGCCGGACGGCAAAGCGCAGGTTACGGTTGAGTACTCCATGGGCGTGCCAAAGCGCGTCCACACAGTTGTAGTCAGCACGCAGCACAGCCCGGACGTCGACCAGGCTACCATCCGCAAAGACGTCATCGAGCACGTTGCAAAGCACGTCATCCCAGCCAATCTGCTGGACAAGGACACCGTCTTCCACATCAACCCGTCCGGCCGCTTCGTCACCGGCGGCCCCGTCGGCGATGCGGGCCTGACCGGCCGCAAGATCATCGTGGACACGTACGGCGGAGTTGCCCGCCACGGCGGCGGCGCGTTCTCCGGCAAGGACCCCACAAAGGTGGACCGCTCGGCCGCTTACGCCGCGCGCTACGTGGCGAAGAACATCGTCGCGGCCGGCCTGGCGGACAGGCTGGAGATCCAGATCTCCTATGCCATCGGCGTCGCAAAGCCGGTGTCCGTAGCCGTCGAGACGTTCGGCATGGGCAAAGTGCCGGACAGCACAATCGTGGACCTGGTCAACAAGAACTTCGACCTGCGCCCGGGCGCGATCATCCGCGACCTCGGCCTGCGCCGGCCGATCTACAA
This genomic interval from SAR202 cluster bacterium contains the following:
- a CDS encoding methionine adenosyltransferase, producing the protein MPSTFSTSPKYLYTSESVTEGHPDKLCDQISDSVLDALIAIDPMSRVACESATTTGLVAVIGEITTNARVDMQAIVRNAIKEAGYTDPAYGFDYQSCGVMVSIGQQSQDISGGVTNSLETRGNKDGKYDEVAAIGAGDQGMMVGFACNETPVLMPMSIYLAHGICRRLAEMRKNKTLKYLRPDGKAQVTVEYSMGVPKRVHTVVVSTQHSPDVDQATIRKDVIEHVAKHVIPANLLDKDTVFHINPSGRFVTGGPVGDAGLTGRKIIVDTYGGVARHGGGAFSGKDPTKVDRSAAYAARYVAKNIVAAGLADRLEIQISYAIGVAKPVSVAVETFGMGKVPDSTIVDLVNKNFDLRPGAIIRDLGLRRPIYKQTATYGHFGRNDLDLPWERTDKAALLKAEAFAKPVKA